Proteins from a single region of Flavobacterium sp. YJ01:
- a CDS encoding TIM-barrel domain-containing protein — translation MKTKQFLVAIFSLASAVVAAQEYKPEANPKAVVVSGNARFTVLSPRVIRMEWSSDGKFTDNASLTFVNRNLPVPSFTKKESKGELQIVTDVVKLKYKTGSGSFNDKNLSVDFIVNGKATTWKPGLANTKNLLGTTRTLDGVDGPAKELEKGIISRDGWYLIDDSERPLFDNSEWPWVMARPGEKPQDLYLFAYDSDYKTALKDYTDIAGKIAMPPRFAFGAWWSRYREYSDTEFRDLVGEFKMHDVPLDVFVIDMDWHVKSLPEFFKNGQRQRDQAGEDSGWTGFTWNKNLFPSPENFLKWTDEQHLKTCLNLHPASGIQPFEEVYPEMAKAMGIDPSTKKYVPFDITDKKFAENYMNLVLRPIEKMGVDFWWLDWQQWGNTKIPGVNPTIYLNYVHYSDMERQNKVRPLIFHRWGGLGNHRYQIGFSGDTHVSWESLNYQPYFTSTAANVGFGYWSHDIGGHQGDAGTPELYTRWIQWGVFSPIFRTHATAAPQHERRIWAYPLDNFLIMREAYQMRYALVPYLYNEARNTYETGVSTVHPMYYDYPKDENSYSIPNQYMFGRDMIVHPITKPIDKGSVFLSHETWLPEGKWYECSTGSIINGGKKITMPFTLGDIPVFVKEGAIIPMQPKVERTDEKPLNPLILAFYPGKKGNLKLYEDEGNNNNFKKDAFSFTTVISEQKGNKTNIVIGAAEGSFPGMLTSRGYELRFPSSFPPTSVLVNGKNIPYSEEAKVGSWSYAGNAFETSIYLPESPTNTKVTVEVQFPDYDPQLLSGKKGQIKYMKNFEAFRLLNDWNDGLYSPFEIMSLSQLGQNIEYNIGDIKKQIDGFSNRWNSALLTIQSISETNKAYKPYYEFLKIYGKIAERPEFVNDEAMHSDTKAKVEFVSKGTDKIYYTTDGSVPTSKSQVYTKAFEVTVPARVNAIGVPAGEGSQSSVISKIFYNKKTGLNYSLYKGKWSKIPDFSKLTPIEKGFAPDFDLNKIKHDSNNYGLVYNGFINIPEDGKYTFYIASDDGSKLYIDNKLLIDNDGLHGFDEKKSEITLKKGLLPIRLEYFQESYGEGLSVEFSSDKITKTSLFPSI, via the coding sequence ATGAAAACAAAACAATTTTTAGTTGCAATTTTTAGTCTTGCGTCGGCGGTTGTGGCAGCTCAGGAATATAAACCTGAAGCGAATCCTAAAGCAGTTGTAGTGTCAGGAAATGCAAGATTTACAGTGCTTTCGCCGCGCGTAATCCGTATGGAATGGAGTTCAGATGGAAAATTTACAGACAATGCTTCACTTACTTTTGTGAACAGAAATCTTCCCGTTCCGTCCTTTACCAAAAAAGAAAGTAAAGGTGAGCTTCAAATTGTAACTGATGTTGTAAAATTGAAATACAAAACAGGTTCTGGCAGTTTTAACGACAAAAATTTAAGTGTTGATTTTATCGTAAACGGAAAAGCTACAACGTGGAAACCAGGTTTAGCAAATACTAAAAATCTTTTAGGAACTACTCGTACTTTAGATGGAGTAGATGGGCCAGCAAAAGAATTGGAAAAAGGAATTATTTCTCGTGATGGATGGTATTTAATTGACGACAGCGAACGCCCACTTTTTGATAATTCAGAATGGCCGTGGGTAATGGCGCGTCCGGGAGAAAAACCACAAGATTTATACCTTTTTGCGTATGATTCAGATTATAAAACAGCTTTAAAAGATTACACCGATATTGCGGGTAAAATTGCCATGCCGCCGCGTTTTGCTTTTGGTGCCTGGTGGTCGCGATACAGGGAATATTCAGATACAGAATTTCGTGATCTTGTGGGCGAATTTAAAATGCACGATGTTCCTTTAGATGTTTTTGTAATCGATATGGACTGGCACGTAAAATCGCTTCCTGAATTTTTCAAAAATGGACAAAGACAAAGAGATCAAGCTGGAGAAGATTCAGGTTGGACGGGTTTCACATGGAATAAAAATTTATTTCCTTCGCCAGAAAATTTTTTAAAATGGACTGACGAACAGCATCTTAAAACTTGTTTGAATCTTCATCCCGCATCTGGAATTCAGCCTTTTGAAGAAGTTTATCCTGAAATGGCAAAAGCAATGGGAATTGATCCTTCAACAAAAAAATATGTTCCTTTTGATATTACAGATAAAAAGTTCGCAGAAAATTATATGAATCTGGTATTGCGTCCAATAGAAAAAATGGGCGTAGACTTTTGGTGGCTAGATTGGCAGCAATGGGGAAATACCAAGATTCCAGGTGTTAATCCGACGATTTATTTGAATTATGTACATTATAGTGATATGGAACGCCAAAATAAAGTGCGTCCATTAATTTTTCACCGTTGGGGCGGACTTGGAAATCACAGATATCAAATCGGATTTTCGGGCGATACACACGTTTCTTGGGAATCCTTAAATTATCAGCCTTATTTTACGTCAACTGCGGCAAACGTAGGTTTTGGTTATTGGAGCCACGATATTGGCGGACACCAAGGCGATGCAGGAACTCCAGAACTTTACACAAGATGGATTCAATGGGGCGTTTTCAGTCCGATATTTAGAACGCACGCCACAGCAGCGCCACAGCACGAAAGACGTATTTGGGCTTATCCGTTAGATAATTTCTTAATTATGAGAGAAGCGTATCAAATGCGATATGCTTTGGTTCCGTATTTATACAACGAAGCTCGAAATACGTATGAAACGGGAGTTTCAACAGTTCATCCGATGTATTACGATTATCCAAAAGATGAAAATTCATATTCAATTCCAAATCAATATATGTTTGGGCGCGATATGATTGTGCATCCCATCACCAAACCAATTGATAAAGGAAGTGTCTTTTTATCGCATGAAACTTGGCTTCCAGAAGGGAAATGGTACGAGTGCAGCACAGGAAGCATTATAAACGGTGGAAAGAAAATTACAATGCCTTTTACTTTAGGAGATATTCCAGTTTTTGTAAAAGAAGGCGCAATTATTCCGATGCAACCAAAAGTGGAAAGAACAGATGAAAAACCTTTGAATCCATTAATTTTGGCTTTTTATCCAGGTAAAAAAGGAAATCTGAAATTGTATGAAGACGAAGGAAATAACAACAATTTCAAGAAAGATGCTTTCAGTTTTACAACAGTAATTTCAGAACAAAAAGGAAACAAAACCAATATTGTAATTGGAGCTGCAGAAGGTTCATTTCCAGGAATGCTGACTTCTAGAGGTTACGAACTGCGTTTTCCATCTTCATTTCCTCCAACTTCTGTATTGGTAAATGGAAAAAATATTCCATATAGTGAAGAAGCCAAAGTTGGAAGCTGGTCTTATGCTGGAAATGCTTTCGAAACCAGTATTTATTTACCAGAATCTCCAACGAATACGAAAGTTACTGTTGAGGTTCAATTTCCAGATTACGATCCGCAATTGCTTTCTGGTAAAAAAGGGCAAATTAAATACATGAAAAATTTCGAAGCATTTCGTTTGTTAAACGATTGGAATGATGGATTATACAGTCCTTTCGAAATCATGTCGCTTTCTCAATTGGGTCAAAATATTGAATATAATATTGGAGATATTAAAAAACAAATTGACGGATTTTCTAATCGTTGGAACAGTGCTTTGTTAACGATTCAATCTATTAGCGAAACCAATAAAGCATACAAACCTTATTACGAATTTCTAAAAATCTACGGAAAAATTGCTGAAAGACCTGAATTTGTGAATGATGAAGCCATGCATTCAGATACAAAAGCAAAAGTAGAATTTGTTTCAAAAGGAACAGATAAAATATATTACACAACAGACGGTTCGGTTCCAACTTCAAAATCGCAAGTTTACACCAAAGCGTTTGAAGTTACAGTTCCAGCACGTGTAAATGCGATTGGAGTTCCAGCGGGCGAAGGTTCTCAAAGTTCTGTCATTTCTAAAATATTTTACAATAAAAAGACAGGTTTAAACTATAGTTTATACAAAGGAAAATGGAGTAAAATTCCAGATTTCAGTAAACTAACCCCAATTGAAAAAGGATTTGCTCCCGATTTTGATTTGAATAAAATTAAACACGATTCTAATAATTATGGTTTAGTTTACAACGGATTTATAAACATTCCAGAAGATGGAAAATATACTTTTTATATCGCTTCAGATGATGGAAGCAAGCTTTATATAGATAACAAATTATTAATTGATAATGACGGATTACACGGTTTTGATGAAAAGAAATCGGAAATAACCTTAAAAAAAGGATTGCTTCCAATTCGTTTAGAATATTTTCAGGAAAGTTATGGTGAGGGGCTTTCTGTCGAATTTTCGTCGGATAAAATAACTAAGACCAGTTTGTTTCCGTCGATATAG
- a CDS encoding carboxymuconolactone decarboxylase family protein translates to MQKRLNIKQAAPDALKAMIGLESYLSKISISKTAKELIKIRASQINGCAYCINIHTQDAVKNGESNQRIFLLSAWKEAGDIFTEEEKAVLAVTEEITLIHENGLTDETYTKALQYFSESQIADIITAVITINLWNRVVLSTHLRIGESLA, encoded by the coding sequence ATGCAAAAACGACTTAACATTAAGCAGGCCGCTCCGGATGCACTAAAAGCGATGATCGGCCTTGAAAGCTACCTTTCAAAGATTTCCATATCCAAGACAGCCAAAGAACTCATAAAGATACGTGCCTCGCAGATTAACGGCTGTGCATACTGCATCAACATACACACCCAGGACGCGGTTAAAAACGGCGAGTCAAACCAGCGCATTTTTCTCTTGAGTGCCTGGAAGGAAGCTGGGGACATTTTTACAGAAGAGGAAAAAGCAGTTCTTGCTGTAACTGAAGAAATAACGTTAATCCATGAGAATGGATTAACGGATGAAACCTATACAAAGGCCTTGCAGTATTTCAGTGAAAGCCAGATAGCAGATATAATAACGGCCGTAATTACAATCAATCTTTGGAACAGGGTTGTTCTCAGCACCCATCTCCGTATAGGAGAAAGTCTTGCATAA
- a CDS encoding Crp/Fnr family transcriptional regulator, producing the protein MSNILKNHIAKFAEVSDNDFEQIKKFFDIKETCKKENLLKEGQICQHHYFVLDGLLRKFYINEKGTEQTTEFAIETWWLTDNFAYENQLATEFYIQAVEKSTLLYITLEKQQRLLEEFPVMERYFRFVYQRAYAAAQKRIKFLFSFSKEEFYFQAVRNHPEFIQRVPQYLIASYLGFTPEYLSEIRKRLLS; encoded by the coding sequence ATGTCCAACATACTCAAAAACCATATAGCCAAATTTGCAGAGGTCTCAGACAATGACTTTGAGCAGATCAAAAAATTCTTCGACATAAAAGAAACGTGTAAAAAAGAGAACCTGCTAAAGGAGGGACAGATCTGCCAGCATCATTATTTTGTTTTGGACGGCCTGCTTAGAAAGTTTTATATTAACGAGAAAGGTACCGAACAAACCACGGAATTTGCCATAGAAACATGGTGGCTTACCGATAACTTTGCCTACGAGAACCAGCTCGCGACAGAATTTTATATTCAGGCAGTAGAGAAATCAACATTGCTTTACATCACTTTGGAGAAGCAGCAGAGGCTGCTGGAAGAGTTTCCGGTAATGGAGCGCTATTTCCGTTTTGTCTACCAGCGGGCTTATGCAGCCGCACAGAAACGCATTAAATTCCTTTTCTCGTTCTCTAAGGAAGAGTTTTATTTCCAGGCAGTCAGAAACCACCCCGAATTCATCCAGCGTGTTCCCCAATACCTGATTGCTTCCTATCTGGGATTCACGCCCGAATACTTGAGCGAAATACGCAAAAGGCTTCTTTCTTAA
- a CDS encoding SDR family oxidoreductase, producing the protein MKAQNKIAVVTGGSRGLGKDMAINLAKKGLNVVLTYNTQKEVAENVVKQIHDIGQKAVAIKLDVSDSSSFDLFDKNLRDKLTNYFKSEGIDYLVNNAGFIHYANFDAITETQFTEMENVHLKGPFFLTQKLLPLLRAYGGIVNVSSGLTRFATPGFAAYAALKGAMETLTKYQAKELGARNIRVNVIAPGAVETDIMGGAVRDNVEMNQYLASQTALGRVGLPEDIGGVVAFLCSDAGGWINAQRIEISGGSNL; encoded by the coding sequence ATGAAAGCGCAAAATAAAATTGCAGTAGTAACAGGAGGTAGTCGCGGTCTTGGAAAAGATATGGCTATTAATCTTGCCAAAAAAGGATTGAATGTAGTTTTAACCTACAACACTCAAAAAGAAGTAGCAGAAAATGTCGTAAAACAAATTCATGATATCGGACAAAAGGCTGTCGCTATAAAACTAGACGTTTCAGATTCTTCCAGTTTTGATTTGTTTGATAAAAATCTTAGAGATAAATTAACCAATTACTTCAAATCAGAAGGTATTGATTATTTGGTAAACAATGCAGGTTTTATTCATTATGCAAATTTTGATGCGATCACCGAAACTCAATTTACAGAAATGGAAAATGTACATTTAAAAGGTCCATTTTTCCTTACTCAAAAATTATTGCCTTTACTTAGAGCATATGGAGGAATTGTAAATGTTTCTTCGGGTCTAACCCGTTTTGCTACTCCGGGATTTGCAGCTTATGCAGCATTAAAAGGAGCAATGGAGACATTGACAAAATATCAGGCGAAAGAGCTTGGTGCCAGAAACATAAGAGTAAATGTTATTGCTCCGGGTGCTGTCGAAACTGATATTATGGGCGGTGCGGTTCGTGACAACGTAGAAATGAACCAGTATCTGGCCTCGCAAACTGCTCTTGGAAGGGTTGGGCTACCTGAGGATATTGGGGGAGTGGTAGCTTTTTTATGTAGCGATGCCGGCGGGTGGATCAATGCACAGCGTATAGAAATTTCGGGAGGCTCAAATCTATAA
- a CDS encoding ester cyclase, translating to MEKENNGVVKALTKQEINTIERFYETWKLKKPEVLDEICMPDWKDIPLAPQQEDNPKGLQSIMKFLFELCPDIEIVVHEIFGSHERAAVRASMEFTHVNEIMGIAPTNKKVSIALHEFHYLKNGKLTHTWHLEDWFGLLMQSKEMSK from the coding sequence ATGGAAAAAGAAAATAATGGAGTTGTAAAAGCTCTGACGAAACAGGAAATAAATACCATTGAAAGGTTTTATGAAACATGGAAACTCAAAAAGCCAGAAGTATTAGATGAAATTTGCATGCCCGACTGGAAAGATATTCCACTTGCGCCACAACAAGAAGATAATCCAAAAGGACTGCAGTCAATTATGAAATTTTTGTTTGAATTATGTCCGGATATAGAAATCGTAGTTCATGAGATATTTGGTAGTCATGAGCGTGCAGCTGTTAGAGCTTCAATGGAATTTACACATGTAAATGAAATTATGGGGATTGCTCCAACAAACAAAAAGGTATCAATAGCACTGCATGAATTTCATTATTTGAAAAATGGCAAGCTTACACACACCTGGCATTTAGAGGACTGGTTTGGTTTATTGATGCAGAGCAAAGAAATGAGTAAATAA
- a CDS encoding response regulator transcription factor, which yields MEVMRIKSITEYHRFRGLPKPEHPLVSLVDYSQVKFPDDENTTNIVMDFYSIALKRDIGAKLYYGQQVYDFDEGVMSFIAPGQVLRLERDPDSLHKGDGYLLQIHPDFLWNSPLAKNIKGYTFFDYSINEALFLSDKEENIIVNIFENIREEYHINIDRFTQDLILAQIELLLKYCDRFYNRQFLTRKISSHQLLSKVEDFLNTYFDDKNRDERNLLSVQTVADNMNVSSDYLSNLLKFHTGQNTQQHIHNKLIEKAKEKLSTTSLSISEIAYELGFEHLQSFSKLFKNKTNETPLKFRAKFN from the coding sequence ATGGAAGTAATGAGAATAAAAAGCATCACAGAGTATCATCGGTTCAGAGGTCTTCCAAAGCCGGAACATCCCTTAGTAAGTCTGGTAGATTACTCACAGGTAAAATTTCCAGATGATGAAAATACGACAAACATTGTGATGGATTTTTATTCTATTGCTTTAAAACGGGATATTGGAGCCAAGCTCTATTACGGTCAGCAGGTTTACGATTTTGACGAAGGTGTAATGTCATTTATAGCACCAGGGCAGGTTTTACGGCTTGAGCGGGATCCTGATTCTTTACATAAGGGCGATGGGTATTTATTGCAGATTCACCCAGACTTTTTATGGAATTCACCATTAGCAAAAAATATTAAGGGTTACACGTTTTTTGATTATTCAATTAATGAAGCTTTATTTCTTTCTGATAAAGAGGAAAATATCATTGTAAATATTTTTGAAAACATAAGAGAAGAATACCACATCAACATTGATAGATTTACGCAGGATTTAATACTAGCGCAGATAGAATTACTGCTCAAATATTGCGACAGATTTTACAACCGTCAATTTCTGACAAGAAAAATCAGCAGCCACCAACTACTATCAAAAGTGGAAGATTTTTTGAATACTTATTTTGATGACAAAAACCGTGACGAAAGAAATCTTCTATCTGTCCAGACTGTTGCTGATAATATGAATGTTTCTTCAGATTATTTAAGCAATTTACTGAAATTTCATACAGGTCAGAATACGCAGCAGCATATTCACAATAAACTCATAGAAAAAGCGAAAGAAAAACTTTCCACTACTAGTTTATCAATTAGTGAAATTGCCTATGAGCTGGGATTTGAACATCTTCAAAGTTTTAGCAAATTGTTCAAAAACAAAACAAACGAAACACCCTTAAAGTTCAGAGCCAAGTTTAATTAA
- a CDS encoding DUF3570 domain-containing protein, producing MKRIFITGFALLALFQTRAQNVPADSTSYKSKKLKLEEVNLVSSYYKQNGDNSAVTGGIGSQHLTDIANTIDVKLVKYGETGIKHTFDIEAGIDHYTSASSDMIDLSANSSASSSDNRFYPSLTYLRENEEKGRTYAFGVSSSTEFDYQSFGANIAFSQKTKNKNGEFTAKFQTFIDQLKLIEPVELRAPGSEGYGSANRNTFAGTLSYSQVINKNLQVLLVGDFISQNGYLSLPFHRVYFTDGSVHQEKMPDTRLKIPLGIRASYFLGDNVIIRAYYRYYTDDWSLKAHTADLEIPVKLAQAFSISPFYRYYTQTGTKYFKPYGEHSGADEYYTSNYDLSKFDSSFFGMGMKFTPLNGIFGLKHWNTLEIRYGHYTRTTNMTSDIISINIKYK from the coding sequence ATGAAAAGAATTTTCATAACAGGATTTGCTTTACTGGCATTGTTTCAGACAAGAGCACAAAATGTACCTGCTGATTCTACCAGTTACAAGAGCAAAAAATTAAAGCTGGAAGAAGTAAATTTAGTCTCAAGCTATTATAAGCAGAATGGAGACAATTCAGCTGTTACAGGAGGGATTGGTTCGCAGCATCTTACCGATATTGCCAATACCATTGATGTAAAACTGGTAAAATACGGAGAAACAGGAATCAAACATACTTTTGATATTGAAGCAGGAATTGACCACTATACCTCTGCCTCTTCCGATATGATTGATTTAAGCGCCAATTCATCTGCTTCTTCTTCAGATAACCGCTTCTACCCTTCATTGACTTATTTAAGGGAAAATGAGGAAAAAGGAAGGACCTATGCCTTCGGGGTCTCGTCATCAACCGAGTTTGATTATCAGTCTTTTGGAGCAAATATTGCCTTCTCGCAAAAAACAAAAAACAAAAACGGGGAATTTACAGCCAAATTTCAGACTTTTATTGATCAGTTAAAACTCATTGAGCCCGTGGAACTTCGCGCGCCCGGAAGCGAAGGCTACGGAAGTGCCAATAGGAATACATTTGCCGGAACGCTGAGTTATTCCCAGGTCATCAATAAAAACCTGCAGGTGCTTCTTGTTGGAGATTTTATCAGTCAGAATGGATACTTAAGCCTTCCTTTCCACAGGGTATATTTTACTGATGGGTCTGTTCATCAGGAGAAAATGCCTGATACCAGACTTAAAATTCCCCTTGGAATAAGGGCCAGTTATTTCCTAGGTGACAATGTGATTATCAGGGCTTATTACAGGTACTATACAGATGACTGGAGCCTGAAAGCACATACGGCCGATCTTGAAATTCCAGTCAAATTAGCTCAGGCATTTTCGATAAGTCCGTTTTATAGATATTATACTCAAACTGGAACGAAATATTTTAAACCTTATGGAGAACATAGCGGAGCAGACGAATATTACACCAGTAACTATGATCTATCTAAGTTTGACAGTAGTTTCTTTGGAATGGGAATGAAATTCACGCCACTTAACGGAATCTTTGGACTTAAACACTGGAATACTTTGGAGATTCGTTATGGGCATTATACCAGAACCACTAATATGACTTCTGATATTATCAGCATTAACATAAAATATAAATAA
- a CDS encoding DUF4266 domain-containing protein produces MKKPKQKILVLLCSTALAGLLLTSCTSVKEYQKGKLNDSEMVLSNRKIEKTELSFQSYREGASGANSGKSGGGCGCN; encoded by the coding sequence ATGAAAAAGCCAAAGCAAAAAATTCTCGTACTCTTATGCAGTACTGCTCTTGCCGGCCTGCTGCTCACCTCCTGCACTTCTGTGAAGGAATATCAAAAAGGAAAACTCAATGACTCTGAAATGGTGCTTTCCAACAGGAAAATCGAAAAAACGGAACTTAGTTTCCAATCCTACCGCGAGGGAGCTTCCGGGGCAAATTCAGGAAAAAGCGGCGGCGGGTGCGGCTGTAATTAA
- a CDS encoding FAD:protein FMN transferase: protein MGNNFTITVVAQNEKTGNEHIALAVEEIRRIEKLLTTYKEDSQTNLINDNAGIAAVKVDLEVFNLIERSMGISRITQGAFDISYGSIDKSLWNFDKTMTRLPDAETALKMVHLIDYRNIILDKENTTVFLKEKGMRIGFGGIGKGYAAEMAKQVLMRNNVHSGIINASGDLSAWGLQPDGRKWTIGVADPDSPNAAFSYMEISNKAVATSGNYEKFVTINGKKYSHTIDPKTGLPITGIKSVTIIASNAEFADAMATPIAVMGIKAGLFLIDQIPDLYCIIIDDNNKIYTSKNIRLK, encoded by the coding sequence ATGGGGAACAACTTTACTATTACTGTTGTGGCCCAAAATGAAAAAACAGGAAATGAGCATATTGCCCTAGCAGTTGAAGAAATCAGAAGGATTGAAAAACTTTTAACTACTTATAAAGAGGACAGCCAGACGAATTTGATCAACGATAATGCAGGAATAGCAGCCGTCAAAGTTGATCTGGAAGTCTTTAATCTCATTGAAAGGTCTATGGGAATTTCCAGAATTACACAAGGTGCATTTGATATCTCTTATGGAAGTATCGATAAAAGCCTATGGAATTTTGACAAAACCATGACCCGTTTACCTGATGCGGAAACGGCACTAAAAATGGTGCATCTTATCGATTATAGAAATATAATCCTGGACAAAGAAAACACCACTGTATTTTTAAAAGAAAAAGGAATGCGGATTGGTTTTGGAGGCATTGGAAAAGGATATGCCGCCGAAATGGCAAAGCAGGTTCTGATGAGAAACAATGTCCACAGCGGTATTATCAATGCCAGCGGGGATTTATCTGCGTGGGGACTTCAGCCTGACGGCAGAAAATGGACTATTGGAGTTGCTGATCCAGACTCTCCCAATGCTGCTTTTTCGTATATGGAAATCTCTAATAAAGCAGTGGCAACTTCTGGAAATTATGAAAAGTTCGTCACCATTAACGGTAAAAAATATTCGCATACCATTGACCCAAAAACAGGTCTGCCTATAACAGGAATAAAAAGTGTTACCATTATAGCTTCAAATGCAGAATTTGCAGATGCGATGGCCACCCCAATTGCTGTGATGGGAATTAAAGCAGGCCTCTTTTTAATAGATCAGATACCTGATTTATACTGCATAATAATTGATGACAACAACAAAATTTACACCTCCAAAAACATCCGTCTAAAATGA
- a CDS encoding thioredoxin family protein has translation MKLITMFFLLTVLPINWEPDFNNAKKTAKEKHELILLNFSGSDWCGPCIVLRRDYLESPSFTDMANENLVLVNADFPRKKKNIGPPEQVKRNEDLAEIYNKEGSFPLTLLLDADGKVLKTWHGKPEISPEQWTAEIKAICESRK, from the coding sequence ATGAAACTAATCACAATGTTCTTTTTACTGACAGTGCTTCCGATTAATTGGGAACCTGACTTTAATAATGCAAAAAAAACGGCAAAGGAAAAGCACGAATTAATTCTGCTGAACTTCTCGGGTTCAGACTGGTGCGGGCCTTGTATCGTCCTTCGCAGAGATTATCTTGAAAGTCCGAGCTTCACTGATATGGCAAATGAAAACCTGGTGCTGGTTAATGCTGATTTTCCAAGAAAGAAAAAAAATATTGGCCCCCCTGAGCAGGTCAAACGCAACGAAGATTTAGCTGAAATATACAATAAAGAAGGAAGTTTCCCCTTAACCCTACTTCTCGATGCCGATGGCAAAGTACTTAAAACCTGGCATGGAAAACCAGAAATATCACCCGAGCAGTGGACAGCCGAAATAAAAGCAATCTGTGAGAGCCGAAAATAA
- a CDS encoding VIT family protein: protein MHNENHYINRSGWLRAAVLGANDGILSTTSLVIGVAAASATREPILLAAVAGLVAGALSMAAGEYVSVSSQSDVESADLTREKAALETMPDEELEELTEIYIQRGLDKELAGLVARKLMAHDALAAHARDELGINEITQANPLTAAFASAVSFIVGGTLPLLTAIFAPIKDMVFFQYGFSILFLAFSGILAAKAGGSNTFKAVLRICIWGTFAMAASALVGYLFGVQTA, encoded by the coding sequence ATGCACAACGAAAACCATTATATCAACAGAAGCGGATGGCTCAGGGCTGCGGTGCTCGGAGCAAACGACGGAATACTTTCCACTACAAGTTTAGTTATCGGGGTTGCAGCGGCAAGTGCAACCAGAGAACCTATTCTGCTTGCTGCTGTTGCAGGACTGGTGGCCGGGGCTCTTTCTATGGCAGCTGGGGAATACGTATCGGTAAGTTCCCAATCAGATGTCGAATCTGCTGATTTAACAAGAGAGAAAGCTGCACTTGAAACCATGCCTGATGAAGAACTTGAGGAATTAACAGAGATTTACATTCAAAGAGGACTTGATAAAGAGTTAGCCGGACTGGTCGCACGCAAATTGATGGCTCACGACGCTCTGGCTGCCCATGCAAGAGATGAACTGGGAATCAATGAAATCACCCAGGCCAATCCCCTGACTGCTGCCTTTGCATCAGCAGTATCGTTCATTGTGGGCGGTACACTTCCGCTTTTGACAGCTATTTTTGCTCCCATAAAAGACATGGTATTTTTCCAATATGGATTTTCGATACTTTTTTTAGCTTTTTCAGGAATTCTAGCAGCTAAAGCAGGTGGGTCAAATACATTCAAAGCTGTTTTGCGCATCTGCATTTGGGGTACATTCGCAATGGCAGCCTCTGCTCTGGTTGGATATCTTTTTGGAGTTCAGACCGCTTAA